TCACCGCATTCGGTACAACGGTTTGCTTTCATTCCAGGAAACCAGTGTCCAGCATTTTCAAACATTCCATAACGATATTTGCCGTATTCAGTCATATCGTAAGCTACAGCAAGATTTCGCAATCGCAGAACTTCGGGAATATTAATCTTCTCAGGACAAGGTAAACACGCGTTGCATTGGCTACAGCGATCGCTTCCTAGCGTATTTTCTTGAGTTGTTTCTAAACACTGCATTACAGCAATTTCTTGCGGTGTTAAAGGTTCCGTGCGATCGCTTATACTGAGTGGTACTACAAGTTCTGTTGCGTTTGCGGCTCCAACACTCAGCGTTGTGATGCGCGGATCGCTGAGTAAAAACCGATAGTTTAACTCTAGTGGGGAAAAAGGTTGACACAACGCTTGTAATTTTGGCGGTGGTGTGTAAAGAAGTCCACCTTTATCAGCGGGTGAGATAATGAAAACTCCCATATCCTTTTGCGCTGCGAGTGCGATCGCTGCGACATTACGCTGAAAAAAATAGTAATAATGCAGATTGACAAATTCAAATAAATCTGTATTTATCGCTGCTAAGATAATTTCCAGTGGCGCATGGGTAGAAAAACCCAGATGACGGACTCTGCCATCTGCAACAGCTTGTTGAACTGCTTGCATATAGCCAGGCTGCTGAATGAGGTCAAGATGCTCCCAAGTGTTGATACCATGAATGGCCAAACAATCTAAATAATCTAATCCCAAGCGCGTGAGCGATTCATCAATACATCGCTGCATATTATCCGCATCAAGTGTAGGGGCGATTTTAGTTGTAATGTGCAGTTGCGATCGCGTTTTTGGTAATCCGGCTTTGATTGCTGCCCCTAGATACTGTTCGCTTTTGCCATAGCCTCTAGCAGTTTCTAGATGATTCACGCCTTGTAAGACAGCTTGGTACACTGTTTGCCGTGCATTTTCCTCCGAAGCCAGATAGCGCATCGTTCCCAAGGAGAACACGGATAAAAGGAGATTAGTTTTCCCGAAGCGGCGGTAGCGCATTGTCATAGGGGTGAGAGGTGAAGGGTGAGAGGTAAGGGGTGAGGAATGAGGGGTGAGGGGTGAGAGAACATCATATGTATTTTTCCTCTGCTTCCTCTGCTTCCTCTGCTTCCTCTGCTTCCTCTGCTTTCTTCTAGCTTTCGCCCATAAAGCCTCCTCCCTTGATTAAATCCTCTGGGCGGAGATTGGCAAGAAATTCACGAAATGCTTGCTGTTCGGCTTCATCCGCGTCGCGATCGACCGGAATCGAGGCATCAGCTACAACTTCTTCCATCACCCAAATCGGGCTATTGGTACGCAGCGCGATCGCGATCGCATCACTTGGACGGGCGTCGATTTCTTTTTTGACTTCTCCTTGGCTAACGGTGAGTAGCGCATAAAAGGTACCGTCTTGGATCGCATTAATTACAATCCGCTCTAAAGTCATGCCCCACGCTTCCAAGATATTGGCAATTAAATCGTGCGTTAGAGGACGCGGAGGCTTTTGATTTTCCAAAGCACCAATAATTGCCTTTGCCTGATCTTGGTTGATATAAATGGGTAAAGCGCGTCGCTCTTGACCATCTTTCAAAAGCACTATTGGGCTGCGGTTTACGGCATCTATTGCAATGCCAGCGACTCTCATTTCAATCATTGGCGTAGCCTCTAGAATCCTTTGTCATAGCAGTCAGAAGGAAACACATAAATTTCTATATACTTCTATTTTTGGCTGTCACAGAACTAAT
This sequence is a window from Chroogloeocystis siderophila 5.2 s.c.1. Protein-coding genes within it:
- a CDS encoding aldo/keto reductase, which translates into the protein MRYRRFGKTNLLLSVFSLGTMRYLASEENARQTVYQAVLQGVNHLETARGYGKSEQYLGAAIKAGLPKTRSQLHITTKIAPTLDADNMQRCIDESLTRLGLDYLDCLAIHGINTWEHLDLIQQPGYMQAVQQAVADGRVRHLGFSTHAPLEIILAAINTDLFEFVNLHYYYFFQRNVAAIALAAQKDMGVFIISPADKGGLLYTPPPKLQALCQPFSPLELNYRFLLSDPRITTLSVGAANATELVVPLSISDRTEPLTPQEIAVMQCLETTQENTLGSDRCSQCNACLPCPEKINIPEVLRLRNLAVAYDMTEYGKYRYGMFENAGHWFPGMKANRCTECGDCLPRCPQQLDIPTLLQDTHSRLNGRERRRLWG
- a CDS encoding bifunctional nuclease family protein produces the protein MIEMRVAGIAIDAVNRSPIVLLKDGQERRALPIYINQDQAKAIIGALENQKPPRPLTHDLIANILEAWGMTLERIVINAIQDGTFYALLTVSQGEVKKEIDARPSDAIAIALRTNSPIWVMEEVVADASIPVDRDADEAEQQAFREFLANLRPEDLIKGGGFMGES